GCGTACGATGCCAGGTAACGTGATCAGGCGTGATGTTCAGCAGAACGGCAACATTGGGCGCAAAGCGCACGGTAGAAGCCAGCTGATACGAGCTAACCTCGGCAACGTAGACATCAGTCTCGTCCAGACGCACGGCATCCAGGCACGTATCGCCAATGTTGCCCACGGCATTCGCCTTCATGCCCGCATGTTTCAGCAGGTGGGCAATGAGCGAAGTCGTGGTGGTCTTACCGTTGGTGCCCGTGATGGCCACCCAAACGGAGCTTTCGGCGCTTTCGCGCCACGCAAATTCAACTTCGCTGATGATCTCGGTGGAAGCCGCCTTTGCAGACAAATAGAAATCGCTGAACTCGGAAATACCAGGCGAGGCAATGCACAGGTCATACGAGCCGGTAATCACCTGCGTGTCAAATTCAACGGTTGCGCCCGCCTCCTGGCACGTGCGCGCAAAGGCGATGGCGTCCTCGTTCGAGGTACCACCCGCAATGTGCAGCGACTCGACGCGCGTACCCATAAGGCTCGCACAATAGGAGGCTGCAGCCTTGCCGCTCTTGCCAAGACCCAAAATGAGAACGCGCCCCAGATGTGCCGGGGCGCTCTTACGACCGGAGATGAAACTAGAATCCATGCGTTTACACTCCCATTTCCACGAGGGATTCCGCGAAATAGATGATGAAGCCAATGGCTGCCAGCGTGCCCGAGACGATCCAGAAGCGGATGACCACCTTCACTTCGCTCCAGCCCTTCTTCTCGAAATGATGATGAAGAGGCGCCATGAGGAAGATGCGCTTCTTGGTGCGCTTGTAGTAGAACACCTGGATCATGACGGAAAGGGCCTCGGCCACGAACAGTCCGCCCATGACCAGGGAAAGCACTTCCGTCTTCGTGAGTACGGCCAGGCAGGCAAGCGCCGTGCCCAGAGCCAGCGAACCGGTGTCGCCCATGAAGATGTCGGCGGGATACGCGTTGAACCACAAAAAGCCAATGCAGGCGCCGCACAGAGCGCCGGCAAAGATGGACACGTCGAGCATGTCGGAACGATACGCGATGATGGCCATGAACAGCATGACGACCATGACCGTACCGCTGGCCAGGCCATCCAGTCCGTCGGTGAGGTTCGTGGCATTGCTCATGCCGGCAATGAGAACCGTAACGAACAACACGTAGAGCCATGGGATGGAGATGCCATCGCCAATGGGCAGCACCGTGGTAAGCACTCCCATGTCGATGTCGACCACAAACGGAATGCTCACCGTGGGAGAAACACCCACCCAATTCACTGCTGCGATAACGAATACGATGGCAATGAGGAACTGAACGACCAGCTTCCCCTTCGGAGAAACGCCTTCGGTGTTCTGGAAGCGAACCTTGGAATAGTCGTCGATGAGCCCCAAAAAGCCCGTAAGCAGCGTGGCTGCGAGCAGTAGTACCGTAGCCGGCGTGAAGTCGTTGATGAGCACGACGGCAACGAGCAAGCCCACGAGCATAACGAGGCCGCCCATGGTGGGCGTTCCCTGCTTGATGAGATGCGTCTGGGGGCCATCGTCACGCACCTGCTGGCCAATGTGGTCGCGTTTCATAAGGCGAATGAACGCAGGCATGGCCACCAGGACGACCACAGCTGCCACCACGGTTGCCAGGAACAGCTGGAACGACGGATAGGGAGCGTAAAGATTCAGCATACTAGGACACCAGTCCTTCAACGACGACTTCAAGGCCCACGGAATGCGAAGCCTTCACGAGTACGGCGTCGCCCTCATGGAGCGAGCCTTCAAGCTGGGCAAGCGCGGAAGCAGCATCGTCAACGCACGAGATGGCGCTTTCCGCTAGACCCTCTTCGGCAGCCGACTGCGCGATGATGCGCGCCAGCGGCCCCACGCAAATGAGGCGGTCGAGACCCGCCTGGGCAGCAAGTTTGCCCACGCGACGATGACCGTCTTCGGCGAACGAGCCAAGCTCGCCCATATCGCCCAATACGGCAACGCGGCTACCCTGCGTGCGCATGGCCGCAAATGACGCAAGCGACGCACGCATGGAATCGGGGTTCGCATTGTACGCATCGTCGATGACGATAACGCCCGAGGGCGCGGTAATGACATTCTGCCTGCCCGTCTGAGCCCGCGCTTCACCGAGCACGCGCGTGATGAGAGCAGGATCCATACCCGCGCTTACGCCGCACGCGGCAGCCGCACAGGCATTGTGAACGTTATGCACGCCCGGCATTGCCAAAGAGCACGGCGCACTTCCCGCGGGCGTGTGCAGCACGAAGGAAGCGCAGCCATTGTCGGCAACCTGAATGTCGGACGCCCACACCGAAGGACGCAGCGACTCGGGGCGCTCTTCGGGGGCGCAACCCGAGCCGTCAAAGTGAACGAGCGTTGCACCATGCTCATTCACCTGGCCATATTCGGCAAGCTGCACAGCGTAATCATCACTGGAGTTCACGAAGGCCAAACCGCCTTCGGGTACCGCGAATAGGGCCTCGGCCTTCGCATGGGCAATGCCATCGCGGCTGCCAAGCAGCTCGATATGGCTTTCCCCAACGTTGGTGACGAGTGCCCAATGCGGCTTCACGAACGTGCAAAGCTCCTGCAGTTCGCCCAGGCCACGCATGCCCATTTCCACGACAACGAACTTCGTGTCCACGTCGGCACGAAGCACGGTAGCGGGAACGCCCAGCTCGTTATTCTGATTGCCCTGGGTAGCCACGGTAGAACCATGCGCCAAAAGCACGTCACGCACCAGGTTCTTCGTGGTCGTCTTGCCCGAGGAACCCGTTACCGCGATAACCGTGCCCTGCAGCTTCTCGCGCCACGCAGCAGCAAGCTGCGTAAACGCAGCTTGTACGTTGGGAACGAGCACAAGCGCAGCGCCAGCCTGCGCGATCTGGGCTTCCTCAGCTTCAGGAAGTCGATGCTCCACCAGGCACGCAACGGCGCCAGCCTGCGCGGCGGAAAGGCAGAACGTATGCCCGTCGACGCGCTGACCGCTAATGGCAATGTAGAGCGTCCCTGCTTCGACGTGGCGGGAATCCCACGTAAACGAGGTGCAGGTCGATTGACCCTGCACCCCATTGCAAATGCTTCCGCCCGTTACGGCGGCTATTTCTTCGGGGGTAAAACGCATGAAAACCTACTTCTGGCCAAAAGCCCTCTCAAGCTCTTCCGCCACGACTTCCGCGTCGGAGAAATGAAGCGTCTTGCCGCCAACGAGCTGATAATCTTCGTGACCCTTGCCCGCAACCAAAATGCTATCGCCGCTATTCGCTTCCGCGATAGCACGCGCAATGGCGCTGCGACGGTCGGGCTCCACGCAGAAGCGACCTTCGCCCTCGCCCATGCCGGCCACGATGGCGTCGATGATGGCGTTGGGGTCTTCGGTACGGGGGTTGTCCGACGTAACAACGGCGTAATCGGCGGCAAGCGACGTGCGGCCCATAATGGGGCGCTTCGTGGCGTCGCGATCGCCACCGCAGCCAAACACCACGATGGTGCGACCCGAAGAAAGGTTCTTCACGGCCGAAATAGCCTTTTCAAGGGCGTCGGGCGTATGCGCATAGTCGACGAATACCGACACGCCCCCGTCGTGCTGCGCGGAAATGCGCTGCAGGCGACCGGGCACCTGCGGAGCGGACTTCAGGGCATCGACGATGGTGTTCGCAGGGATGCCCAGCTCGAGGCCAATGCCAAACGCAAGCATGACGTTCGAAACGTTGAAGCGGCCAACGAGCGGATAGGTAAACGCATAGCGATTGCCGCGCACGTCGAGCTCGATGTCGGTATGCGTGGTGGCATACGTAACGCTCACGGGATGAATGAGCGCCTTCTCGTCGAAGCCCGTGGAGATGACCTCGTCACCCGCAGCGGCGCAACGACGCAGCAATTCCTGGCCCCAGGCGTCGTCGATGCAGATGACGCGCTTGGCAGGGTAATCGGAGGAAAAGAGGAGCGCCTTCGCCTCGAAGTAGGCCTCGAACGTCTTGTGGTAGTCGAGGTGATCCTGCGTGAGGTTCGAAAACGCGGTAACCGCGAAACGGGTGCCCCACACGCGCTTCAGGTCGAGTGCGTGCGAGCTAACCTCCATGGCAACGGTGTCGCACTTCGCATCGCGCATCTTGGCAAACAGCGCCTGCAGATCGCACGATTCGGGCGTGGTGCGCTCGGCGTGTTCGAACCGCTTGTCGATACGCACGCCCACCGTACCAATGACGCCCGTGCGCGCGAGCGCAGTGTGGGCGATATGCTCTACCAGGTAGGTGGTAGTGGTCTTGCCATTCGTGCCGGTAATGCCCACCAGGTCGAATGCGTTGGCGGGATGGCCATAGAAGTTGGCCGCGGCCTGCGCCATGGCCTTGCGCGAATCGGAGACGATAACCTCGACGACATCGGTTGCGTCGGCAAGATACACCTTGCGCTCTGCGACGATGACGCGTGCGCCATGGTTGATGGCGTCCTGTGCAAACGAATGACCGTCTACACGCAAACCGACGATGCAAAAGAATGCATCGCCGGAAGAAACGGTATTGCTGCTATAAGAAAGCCCTTCGACGACTTCCGAATCGTTGCCGATGATGGTGCAATCGATTCCCTCGAACAGCTCTCTGCATGTCATTCCCATAAAAGCCTGTCCTTTACTGAGCGGCGATTTTGTAGTGGTTTATAGCAAACGTCATTATATCCTTAAAGGCATTGGCAGTAGACCGGTCGCCAGGAACCTCCGTTACCCCTACAAAACAGACCAAATCGGAATCGGTATCGGGCAAATAGCCGATGAAGCTGATGTCGTACGACCCATCCACATACGTACCCGAATCGCCGGCATACTGGGCCGTGCCCGTCTTACCCGCTACGCTGTAGCCATCGATTGCCGCCTTCGTACCCGTACCTTCAGTAACAACTGCCTCCAACATGCCCGTAAGGCTGTCGACCGTGCTGCTGGTGATGAGCTTCGTGCCCTCGTACGTTGGCTCCTCGCCCGTTTGCGGGTAGCTCAACAGGAAATGAGGCTGATAGGCCACGCCATCGTTCGCCAAAGCGCCATAGAAGCGTGCCATCTGCAACGGCGTCACGGAAATACCCTGGCCGAAGCTCACGTTGTACGAGCGAACGAGCGACCACGTGCTCTGCTCGCTGCAGGAACCCGCCGATTCACCTGGGAAGTCCACGCCCGTCTTCTGAGCGAAGCCGTACTCCAGAATCTTGTCGTAGAGCGGCCCGAACCCGAGTTCAGCGGCGGCGAGTGACGTACCAACGTTGGACGATTCCGCCAAGATCTGCGTGAGCGTGAATGTCTGCGACGCACGGGCATGGGCATCCGACACGGTGTACTCGTCGGCTTCCAAGTACGCGGGGCAGTAAATCTCGCTTTCAGGCGTGAGCACGCCAGCCTCGAGCACAGCAGCCATGGTCACGCTCTTGAAGATGGAGCCTGGTTCGTACATCGTGTTAATGGGCATGAGCGTCGTGGCGCCCTCCTCCACCGTGGAACGGTCGGAGGGATTCAGGTAGGGCGTGGAGGCGATGGCCAAGATCTCGCCCGTGGCACCATCGTAGATAATCGAATCGCCACGATTGCCTTCGATATCCGACACTGCCTGGGTCAGGCGCTCTTCGAGATACTCCTGCATCTCGATGTCGATGGAGACAACGATGTCCTGCCCATCGGTAGCAGCAACCGTCTGCTGCTGGCCACCGGCGATGGGATAACCACCCTTGCCGTACTCGGCAACGATTTCGCCATCTTCGCCCGAAAGGACGTCATCGTAATACAGCTCCAAGCCGGCAATGCCATTGCCATCGGTATCGCACAGGCCAATGACCTGCCCCGCCGTTTGGCCATATGGGTAGACGCGCTTCGAGTCGCTTAGGAAGTACACGCCGTCGTAGCCCATGTCCTTCAAGGTGCTCGCCACATCCACGTCGGCCTTCTTGTAGAGGTACACGAACGTGGAAGTCGACGTGAGCTTCTTCGTATAGTCGGACTTCACGCCACCAAACAGCTGCACGAGCGTATCGGCCAGCCCACGCGGGTCGGTCACTTCGGAGGGATTGCAGTAGATGGTGGTTGCATCCACGCTCGTGGCAAGCACGTTGCCGTTTCGATCGTAGATAGTGCCGCGCTTCGCTTCCACGGTGATGGTCTCCGTACGACCCGAAATGGCGGTCTCGGCGTTTTCAGGCCCCACGATGAGCGTAAGGTAGAACAGGCGCCCCACAAAGAAAAGCACGACAAGCAGAAACAGTCCAAACACGACTGCCATGCGCATAGACGGGTTACCCGCCACCACATAAGGCGCGCGTTGACGCGACGATGAGGCGCGACCGCGCGAGCGATTGCGTTGGGAGGTTCTACGGGAAGACGCCATGAGATACGGCTAGATTCCTGCCGCGGCCGAAAGGCTAGCCGAAAGCGAAAGATTGCCCTGGCCGTCGTAGGTAACCACGTCGGTGTCAAGCGTAACGCTCTCGACGGAGGAGGCCTCCACCAGACCCAGCTGGGACGCACGCTCCTTCACGTGGCTGGGGGAAGCCAGCACGCTCTTCTGAACCTGCAGCGATTCGCTGCTCGAGCGAATCTGATCGACCTGCGAAGAGGTGACCTGGGATTCCAGCAACGTATTCACCGTGGCGGCCGTGAACCATACGCGCACGCATGCCACGACGGCGAACACCATGAGCACCGCGAAAGCGGCCTTTACTACGGTAACGAAAAGAGGAGAAACGGCATCGGCCTGTCGCGTGCCGGGAACGACGCGAACCTGCGTATTGCGTTCGCGACGCGGTTGAACCGGAGCGGCGTCATACCTATATGCTCGAGCGGCGGTTGCCAACGGTATCCCCTCCTTCCGAGGTTGATTCGCTTCGACCCGCGCTCGCTAGCATCACGAGACGGGCAGCTTCTGGGCAACGCGAAGTTTCGCGCTGCGCGCACGGGCGTTCCGTGCGACTTCTTCGTCCGACGGCAAGACGGGCTTGCGCGTAAGGACCTTGACTATCGGCACATTGCCGCACACGCACACCGGAAAATCCGGAGGGCATGTGCAACCCTTCGCGTATTCGGCGAAGGTGTCCTTCACAATGCGATCTTCCAGCGAGTGATAGCTGATGACCGCAATGCGACCCCCTGGGGCAAGCCAACGAATCGCAGCTTCCAAGCCGCTGCGCAGAACATCGAGCTCGGAATTGACCTCGATGCGCAACGCCTGGAAGGTCCGCTTGGCGGGATGACCGCCGCTGCGGCGCGCCGACGCGGGGATGGCCGCCTTGATGATCTCCACCAGCTGATCGCTCGTGGTGATCCTCTCGCGCTCCCGAGCCGCCACGATGAATTCCGCAATGCGACTCGCCCACTTCTCGTCGGAATACGTACGGATGACCCGAGTGAGATCTGCTGCGTTATAGGTGTTGATGATCTCTTCTGCGGTTAGGGTTTGTTTACCCGGATCCATCCGCATATCAAGTGGCGCCGTCTCCTTGAAGGAGAAGCCACGAGATGGCGTATCAATCTGCACGCTCGAAACACCCAGGTCGAACAAGAAGGCGTTGACCTCGGGAACTTCGGCTTGCAGGAGAAGGTTGTCCATCTCCCCGAAGTTACCGCGCAGTAGGTGCAGCTCGGGGCGCTGCTCGTCGGGAAGGGCCTGGAGCCGAGTTCGAGCAGCCGCAAGGGCCACTTCATCCTGGTCGATTCCGATAAGCGTTCCCTGCGCACCTATGCGCTTTGCTACTTCAAGGGAATGCCCTGCCCCGCCGAGTGTTGCGTCCACGAATGTGTGCTGTGGTTTGGGGTCCGTGTATTCGAGGCACTCGGCGAGGAGGACGGGGGTATGCCGATATTCGCTTGTCATATTGCTCACGTCTTGGTCCTAATCGCTGAACAGATCGGAGAAATCGATGCTGTCCATGAA
This genomic stretch from Denitrobacterium detoxificans harbors:
- a CDS encoding peptidoglycan D,D-transpeptidase FtsI family protein; the protein is MAVVFGLFLLVVLFFVGRLFYLTLIVGPENAETAISGRTETITVEAKRGTIYDRNGNVLATSVDATTIYCNPSEVTDPRGLADTLVQLFGGVKSDYTKKLTSTSTFVYLYKKADVDVASTLKDMGYDGVYFLSDSKRVYPYGQTAGQVIGLCDTDGNGIAGLELYYDDVLSGEDGEIVAEYGKGGYPIAGGQQQTVAATDGQDIVVSIDIEMQEYLEERLTQAVSDIEGNRGDSIIYDGATGEILAIASTPYLNPSDRSTVEEGATTLMPINTMYEPGSIFKSVTMAAVLEAGVLTPESEIYCPAYLEADEYTVSDAHARASQTFTLTQILAESSNVGTSLAAAELGFGPLYDKILEYGFAQKTGVDFPGESAGSCSEQSTWSLVRSYNVSFGQGISVTPLQMARFYGALANDGVAYQPHFLLSYPQTGEEPTYEGTKLITSSTVDSLTGMLEAVVTEGTGTKAAIDGYSVAGKTGTAQYAGDSGTYVDGSYDISFIGYLPDTDSDLVCFVGVTEVPGDRSTANAFKDIMTFAINHYKIAAQ
- a CDS encoding UDP-N-acetylmuramoyl-L-alanyl-D-glutamate--2,6-diaminopimelate ligase codes for the protein MGMTCRELFEGIDCTIIGNDSEVVEGLSYSSNTVSSGDAFFCIVGLRVDGHSFAQDAINHGARVIVAERKVYLADATDVVEVIVSDSRKAMAQAAANFYGHPANAFDLVGITGTNGKTTTTYLVEHIAHTALARTGVIGTVGVRIDKRFEHAERTTPESCDLQALFAKMRDAKCDTVAMEVSSHALDLKRVWGTRFAVTAFSNLTQDHLDYHKTFEAYFEAKALLFSSDYPAKRVICIDDAWGQELLRRCAAAGDEVISTGFDEKALIHPVSVTYATTHTDIELDVRGNRYAFTYPLVGRFNVSNVMLAFGIGLELGIPANTIVDALKSAPQVPGRLQRISAQHDGGVSVFVDYAHTPDALEKAISAVKNLSSGRTIVVFGCGGDRDATKRPIMGRTSLAADYAVVTSDNPRTEDPNAIIDAIVAGMGEGEGRFCVEPDRRSAIARAIAEANSGDSILVAGKGHEDYQLVGGKTLHFSDAEVVAEELERAFGQK
- the mraY gene encoding phospho-N-acetylmuramoyl-pentapeptide-transferase, which encodes MLNLYAPYPSFQLFLATVVAAVVVLVAMPAFIRLMKRDHIGQQVRDDGPQTHLIKQGTPTMGGLVMLVGLLVAVVLINDFTPATVLLLAATLLTGFLGLIDDYSKVRFQNTEGVSPKGKLVVQFLIAIVFVIAAVNWVGVSPTVSIPFVVDIDMGVLTTVLPIGDGISIPWLYVLFVTVLIAGMSNATNLTDGLDGLASGTVMVVMLFMAIIAYRSDMLDVSIFAGALCGACIGFLWFNAYPADIFMGDTGSLALGTALACLAVLTKTEVLSLVMGGLFVAEALSVMIQVFYYKRTKKRIFLMAPLHHHFEKKGWSEVKVVIRFWIVSGTLAAIGFIIYFAESLVEMGV
- the rsmH gene encoding 16S rRNA (cytosine(1402)-N(4))-methyltransferase RsmH codes for the protein MTSEYRHTPVLLAECLEYTDPKPQHTFVDATLGGAGHSLEVAKRIGAQGTLIGIDQDEVALAAARTRLQALPDEQRPELHLLRGNFGEMDNLLLQAEVPEVNAFLFDLGVSSVQIDTPSRGFSFKETAPLDMRMDPGKQTLTAEEIINTYNAADLTRVIRTYSDEKWASRIAEFIVAARERERITTSDQLVEIIKAAIPASARRSGGHPAKRTFQALRIEVNSELDVLRSGLEAAIRWLAPGGRIAVISYHSLEDRIVKDTFAEYAKGCTCPPDFPVCVCGNVPIVKVLTRKPVLPSDEEVARNARARSAKLRVAQKLPVS
- a CDS encoding UDP-N-acetylmuramoyl-tripeptide--D-alanyl-D-alanine ligase, translating into MRFTPEEIAAVTGGSICNGVQGQSTCTSFTWDSRHVEAGTLYIAISGQRVDGHTFCLSAAQAGAVACLVEHRLPEAEEAQIAQAGAALVLVPNVQAAFTQLAAAWREKLQGTVIAVTGSSGKTTTKNLVRDVLLAHGSTVATQGNQNNELGVPATVLRADVDTKFVVVEMGMRGLGELQELCTFVKPHWALVTNVGESHIELLGSRDGIAHAKAEALFAVPEGGLAFVNSSDDYAVQLAEYGQVNEHGATLVHFDGSGCAPEERPESLRPSVWASDIQVADNGCASFVLHTPAGSAPCSLAMPGVHNVHNACAAAACGVSAGMDPALITRVLGEARAQTGRQNVITAPSGVIVIDDAYNANPDSMRASLASFAAMRTQGSRVAVLGDMGELGSFAEDGHRRVGKLAAQAGLDRLICVGPLARIIAQSAAEEGLAESAISCVDDAASALAQLEGSLHEGDAVLVKASHSVGLEVVVEGLVS